From the genome of Scytonema hofmannii PCC 7110, one region includes:
- a CDS encoding SDR family oxidoreductase, protein MQLPKTLKIYLTVDYTPQSTLATENTRNFWKLMAMGKTVLITGASSGIGEATARYFLQKGWNVAATMRSPREFVEAKDSRIIYPHLDLTVPETITSVIAKTLAHFERIDVLVNNAGYALMGPLEGVTQKQLEQQFQTNVFGLVSTIQGVLPVLRQQGGGTIVNVTSIGGRLAFPLTASYHGTKWAVEGISEAIRYELRPFGIRIKIIEPGGIKTNFINRGSTWAVHPEYTEMASRMKQFSEKVNDSLPEPEGVAKVIYRAAVDRSPKLRYSPYGQTFLLLHALLPDWMWRSLVERMMLRKR, encoded by the coding sequence TTGCAGCTACCTAAAACTTTAAAAATTTACTTGACTGTGGACTATACTCCACAGTCTACTCTAGCAACTGAAAACACAAGAAATTTCTGGAAGTTGATGGCGATGGGTAAAACTGTGCTGATTACAGGTGCTTCAAGTGGAATTGGCGAAGCAACTGCTAGGTATTTTTTGCAAAAGGGTTGGAATGTTGCAGCTACCATGCGTTCACCTCGTGAGTTTGTAGAGGCAAAGGATTCAAGGATTATCTATCCACATTTGGATCTAACGGTTCCTGAAACGATTACTTCTGTGATCGCAAAGACATTGGCGCACTTTGAGCGCATTGATGTGTTGGTCAATAATGCCGGATATGCCCTGATGGGACCCCTTGAAGGAGTAACGCAAAAGCAACTCGAACAGCAGTTTCAAACCAACGTGTTTGGTCTGGTCTCCACCATACAAGGAGTGCTGCCCGTGTTGCGCCAACAGGGCGGTGGTACGATCGTTAATGTGACTTCAATTGGAGGTCGTCTTGCTTTTCCGCTAACCGCTTCTTACCATGGCACAAAATGGGCAGTTGAGGGGATTTCTGAGGCGATTCGCTATGAGTTAAGACCTTTTGGGATTCGGATCAAAATTATTGAACCCGGTGGAATTAAAACGAATTTCATCAATCGTGGGAGTACTTGGGCAGTGCATCCCGAATACACGGAGATGGCGAGCCGAATGAAACAGTTTAGCGAGAAAGTGAATGACTCTTTACCAGAACCAGAAGGTGTTGCCAAAGTCATTTACCGAGCCGCAGTTGACCGCTCTCCAAAACTACGCTATTCACCTTACGGTCAAACATTTCTGTTATTACACGCCCTGCTCCCTGATTGGATGTGGAGATCGCTCGTTGAAAGAATGATGTTGCGTAAACGCTAA
- a CDS encoding tetratricopeptide repeat protein codes for MDEDSCRLWAERIVAALAQVFPQGEYANWRVCDRLLPHARVAIHWISQYQFELETAALLFNKTGYYLKERGRYSEAELLLQKALELLQRLLGEEHPSVATSYHNLAYLYSSQKRYSEAEPLCQKALEIASKSLGINHPHTATIRANLKSLRDRND; via the coding sequence ATGGATGAGGACAGCTGCCGTCTTTGGGCAGAAAGGATTGTCGCTGCGCTCGCACAGGTTTTTCCACAGGGTGAATATGCAAACTGGCGAGTCTGTGATCGGCTTTTACCCCATGCGAGAGTTGCAATTCATTGGATTTCCCAGTATCAATTTGAGTTGGAAACAGCCGCTTTGTTATTTAATAAAACTGGCTACTACTTGAAAGAACGCGGTCGGTACTCGGAAGCCGAACTACTGTTACAAAAAGCGCTAGAACTCTTGCAAAGGCTGCTGGGAGAAGAGCATCCCTCTGTTGCCACTAGTTACCATAACCTAGCTTATCTCTACTCCTCCCAAAAAAGGTATAGCGAAGCCGAACCACTTTGCCAAAAAGCTTTGGAAATTGCTTCAAAAAGTTTAGGGATAAATCATCCTCACACAGCTACTATACGTGCAAATCTAAAATCTTTGCGCGATCGCAATGATTAA
- a CDS encoding NAD-dependent epimerase/dehydratase family protein, with amino-acid sequence MKAFVTGGSGFVGGYMIQMLRERGFTVNALVRSEQGARQVIQLGAKAIRGDLLNESVMIQGMQDCEVVFHIAGFLSIWGDYRAFYKTNVMGTECTLAAAQTVGVPCFVQIGAAASVLDRKPLSNIDEKEPLKQPRFSPYIATKSIAEERVIAANRPGFKTSVVRPSWIWGNGDRVLPQLVTAVKTKQFIWIDQGNYPYMTTHVANVCHGAILAAQRSPGGQAYFLSDGDAVKFREWVTALLGIAGVKPGKLSISRRLAWNVALLTEMIWQIAQRKTAPPITRTMVRLIGQELTFSDRKARSELGYAPIMTRDMGLEELEKLPVWR; translated from the coding sequence ATGAAAGCTTTTGTAACAGGTGGTTCCGGGTTTGTCGGTGGTTACATGATTCAAATGTTGCGCGAGCGAGGATTCACGGTCAATGCTTTAGTGCGATCGGAGCAAGGGGCGCGACAGGTTATCCAACTCGGAGCTAAAGCAATTCGCGGAGATTTACTCAATGAGTCAGTCATGATACAAGGAATGCAAGATTGTGAAGTAGTTTTTCACATTGCTGGATTTTTGAGTATTTGGGGTGATTATAGAGCATTCTACAAAACCAATGTCATGGGTACAGAATGTACGTTAGCAGCAGCTCAAACTGTAGGAGTTCCGTGCTTTGTTCAAATCGGTGCGGCGGCTTCTGTGTTGGATCGCAAACCATTGTCAAACATTGATGAAAAAGAGCCTTTAAAGCAGCCTCGATTTTCTCCTTACATTGCTACCAAAAGCATAGCTGAGGAACGAGTCATTGCTGCCAATCGACCTGGATTTAAAACTTCTGTTGTTCGCCCTTCATGGATTTGGGGAAATGGCGATCGAGTGTTGCCGCAACTTGTGACAGCAGTAAAAACCAAGCAATTTATTTGGATTGACCAAGGCAACTATCCTTACATGACAACTCATGTAGCGAATGTCTGTCACGGTGCTATCTTAGCTGCACAACGAAGTCCAGGCGGACAAGCTTACTTTCTCAGTGATGGAGATGCGGTGAAGTTCCGCGAGTGGGTGACCGCTTTGCTTGGGATTGCAGGAGTCAAGCCAGGGAAGTTAAGCATTTCTCGGCGGCTTGCTTGGAATGTTGCTCTGTTGACGGAAATGATTTGGCAAATCGCTCAGCGCAAAACAGCCCCTCCCATAACTCGAACGATGGTCAGACTTATCGGTCAGGAACTAACGTTTAGCGATCGCAAAGCACGTTCAGAATTGGGTTATGCTCCGATCATGACTCGCGATATGGGGTTAGAGGAACTCGAAAAACTCCCCGTCTGGCGATGA
- a CDS encoding MerR family DNA-binding protein: MLIGELAKTTGLSKDTIRFYEKMGLIDADERQAGTRTYKEFSPLMVERLMMITQGKSLGFTLNEIKYLIQAWGNDIMPTDEKIRVIDSKLEEISEKIQQLEQIKIYLTAKRNGIIGKADIVSG, translated from the coding sequence ATGCTCATTGGTGAACTGGCTAAAACAACAGGCTTGTCCAAAGATACGATTCGCTTTTACGAAAAAATGGGGCTAATTGATGCAGATGAGCGACAAGCAGGTACAAGAACCTACAAGGAATTTAGCCCCTTGATGGTGGAAAGGCTGATGATGATTACCCAAGGAAAATCTCTAGGATTTACCCTCAATGAAATTAAGTATCTGATCCAAGCGTGGGGAAATGATATAATGCCAACTGATGAAAAAATTCGAGTGATTGACAGCAAACTCGAAGAAATTTCTGAAAAAATACAGCAACTCGAACAAATTAAAATCTATCTGACCGCCAAGCGGAATGGAATCATCGGTAAGGCTGATATTGTGTCTGGTTGA
- a CDS encoding PglZ domain-containing protein, which produces MLDLVNLLIVFTQSYLPYRRWEVIHQSLESRTSERIADSFVEWMLEYYPLMKVDSVEHSYLNYSVASLVRNLCQSSPVLWVVVDGLGWLDHQELLSILTQNRQLAVEKDIEPRFSILPTKTEYAKGSLYSQLLPNSSAWEKDSIKKAFAKMGLGEHYTDSRIHRLRKDLNKRKHQLYCWDTTQFDELHHNSTDWQHLYNIKRPHTLELIAREILSFVQEYPNPEELRVAIASDHGQILGTSEKITCPPELEPQGRIAKGKTTDPRFVVLECERYGLPHDISIVRSSASISSFSYNPDKKILGSHGGLFPEEVVVGFSILKKTIQRTPVIISCHGKGEAGKPGNIEITIDNSNTVPLTDLYLYIKELPSFDTKKPIEKTIPANQRVTFQLTIPKTPELSLTCECDRLSLSGELTFKFAGHEISSANLTPDSQIAITQMFISQGFDINEFL; this is translated from the coding sequence TTGCTTGATTTAGTCAACCTTTTAATAGTCTTTACGCAAAGTTATCTCCCTTACCGTCGTTGGGAAGTCATCCACCAATCTCTGGAAAGCAGAACGAGCGAACGCATAGCAGATAGCTTTGTAGAATGGATGCTAGAATATTATCCCCTGATGAAGGTAGACTCGGTTGAACATTCCTATCTCAACTACAGCGTTGCATCCTTAGTCCGAAATCTTTGTCAGTCAAGCCCCGTGCTTTGGGTTGTGGTGGATGGTTTGGGATGGTTGGATCACCAAGAACTCTTATCTATCCTCACCCAAAATCGCCAACTAGCAGTAGAAAAAGATATAGAACCTCGGTTCAGTATCTTGCCAACCAAGACAGAATATGCTAAAGGAAGTTTGTACTCCCAACTTTTACCCAATAGTTCTGCTTGGGAAAAAGACAGTATTAAAAAAGCCTTTGCAAAGATGGGATTGGGAGAGCATTATACAGACAGCCGCATCCATCGCCTACGCAAAGATTTAAACAAAAGAAAACACCAACTCTATTGTTGGGACACCACCCAGTTTGACGAACTGCATCACAACAGCACCGATTGGCAGCATCTCTATAATATCAAGCGTCCCCACACCCTAGAACTTATAGCTAGGGAAATCCTATCCTTTGTACAAGAATATCCTAATCCAGAGGAACTTCGAGTTGCGATCGCCAGCGACCACGGACAGATTTTAGGAACCTCGGAAAAAATTACCTGTCCTCCAGAATTAGAACCCCAAGGAAGAATCGCCAAAGGGAAAACCACAGATCCTCGGTTCGTCGTGTTGGAGTGCGAACGATATGGTTTACCCCACGATATCAGTATAGTACGAAGTTCTGCCAGCATCAGTTCCTTTAGTTACAACCCCGACAAAAAAATTCTCGGTTCTCACGGAGGGCTTTTCCCCGAAGAAGTTGTTGTTGGATTCTCCATCCTGAAAAAAACCATACAACGCACTCCCGTCATTATTAGCTGTCATGGCAAAGGAGAAGCAGGAAAACCAGGAAACATCGAGATTACCATTGATAATTCCAACACCGTACCGCTTACAGACCTGTATCTATATATTAAAGAATTGCCGTCATTTGATACAAAAAAACCCATAGAAAAGACAATTCCAGCCAATCAGCGAGTCACCTTCCAACTCACAATACCCAAAACCCCAGAACTGTCACTGACTTGTGAATGCGATCGTCTTTCCCTATCAGGAGAACTCACCTTTAAATTTGCAGGTCATGAAATCAGCAGTGCCAACCTCACACCAGATTCTCAGATTGCTATCACGCAAATGTTTATTAGCCAAGGATTTGACATCAATGAATTCTTGTAA
- the pstS gene encoding phosphate ABC transporter substrate-binding protein PstS translates to MSTQLRSLGQFCLLSLIAVSLSLASCTSDGKNSTNVSLTGAGATFPAPLYQGWFSMYNQQHPNVKINYQSIGSGTGVTQFIHGTVDFAASDVAITDEQAAKVKRGVIALPMTAGAIVVVYNLSNVATGLKLPRAVYTDIFLGKIKTWNDPRIATVNSGVKLPNLPILVVHRSDGSGTTSVFTQHLNAISPEWKNKVGAGKAIAWPIGIGAKGNEGVTAHIQQLTGTIGYVEYSYAMQNNLSVAALENKAGRYVMPTLDSAAKTLEKIELPSKNLIAFITDPADPRSYPIVTYTWLLSYQKYQDPQKAQVIKKFVDWALTKGQKYSAELGYVPLPHEVVTKVQSAAKKISERPTP, encoded by the coding sequence ATGTCTACTCAACTTCGATCTCTAGGACAGTTTTGTCTTCTATCCTTAATTGCAGTCTCCTTAAGTCTTGCTTCCTGTACTAGCGATGGTAAAAACAGTACCAATGTGTCCTTGACTGGTGCAGGCGCAACTTTTCCCGCGCCTTTGTATCAGGGATGGTTTTCCATGTACAACCAGCAACATCCGAATGTGAAAATCAACTATCAATCCATTGGCAGTGGTACCGGAGTCACACAGTTTATTCACGGTACTGTGGACTTTGCAGCCAGTGATGTGGCAATTACAGACGAACAAGCTGCTAAAGTTAAACGGGGTGTGATCGCTCTACCAATGACTGCTGGTGCTATAGTGGTAGTCTATAACTTATCTAATGTGGCAACAGGTCTAAAACTACCACGTGCAGTTTATACAGATATCTTTCTAGGCAAAATCAAAACTTGGAATGACCCGAGAATCGCTACAGTTAATTCGGGAGTTAAGTTGCCTAATCTACCAATCTTAGTTGTACATCGCTCTGATGGTAGCGGAACCACAAGTGTGTTTACGCAACATCTAAATGCTATCAGTCCGGAATGGAAAAACAAAGTAGGGGCTGGTAAAGCTATAGCTTGGCCAATCGGTATTGGCGCTAAAGGTAATGAAGGTGTCACCGCTCACATCCAACAACTTACAGGAACAATTGGGTATGTAGAATATTCCTATGCCATGCAAAATAATTTATCTGTAGCTGCTTTAGAAAATAAAGCAGGTCGTTATGTAATGCCAACATTAGACTCAGCTGCTAAAACTTTAGAAAAAATAGAATTACCCTCCAAGAATTTAATTGCTTTCATCACCGATCCAGCAGATCCTCGGTCTTATCCAATTGTTACTTACACTTGGCTTCTCAGTTATCAAAAATATCAAGACCCTCAAAAAGCTCAAGTCATCAAGAAGTTTGTTGACTGGGCGTTAACTAAAGGTCAGAAATATAGTGCAGAACTAGGATATGTTCCTCTACCGCATGAAGTCGTAACTAAAGTACAATCTGCTGCCAAGAAGATTTCTGAACGCCCCACCCCATAG
- a CDS encoding DUF3987 domain-containing protein: protein MESNTIATTSTHNSIVEEKKDAFKHLPWKRANNAEAIAKGLDFIPDSWVITPVINKKPCRKNWNGENPVSKDVIRNHILYGVETVSEKGRKYTQYISGFGIRTGEISGGIIAIDEDGEIPGEILEKIVEKLGDGQLPKTISLTSGKKGRKQSLYQIPDIYREAFKPITKVVLDSFDGISSNDGGLEFRYGHINQSVLPPSIHPNTGCYKWINSPEDTEIGILPAWMCDFIINEWNKKIENVKTEIPKVVERGESSQSSQCLSDFVHYVVVPKIPFDELFNVIDHNFIYDCDTYKGIPPFRDSEGNTSFHVWLDEHGKWGWHDKKLDIGGDIINYIWQYEHVKSGTPTGHWFVKIVQNLAFKAGIDLPEWQPKENNSNSENESQSNFENSVFKKSDNKHNKKYSISKIEDCIREILSKGLLSSQESKELSHLHFRLQNEFKFPAKFFNELINSVRKDLGVIDSLEQKRLNNLLEAGKAELNLFDIFPKTLAEAIENEAKIKNIEPIILIQLLFPAISSLVGNKVNLRINSHKVPAIIWSAIVGAPSTGKSRGADSIIEPIFKLQAKSLEKLAEQRQKYEDEMLDYEEKYNSIVKSVGNSSNRKPDISPEFLQFIENKNLIVDELNKSEILNLARESGELIKPEEPKPRTYLFDDSTVSAVQNTLVSNPTHSGLWYTDEISSIFDSLGQYSKTSKSNDRPRLLKLWDGKDISITRVASEPKISNGSALSLTGGIQPGVFRKAFKDVEDSDGLQARFLFASTKRLDSHESLEIAELSGKLNHFYQFLDSIPNLEIRFSKEAYEMYWQIKKKEDEWYKKSSSTAMQNWIGKFNSHVSRLAICFHLIETYYKGNVINLDEKDGTQYGLSLEISALTMQRALTLGLFYKQSLEYLLGTVADSDDEHLILLQIQELSKTFDEGITIRDIYRKVKGVERYAKLEDQKPTMVAESFIKKLEKYGYGSIKKKGKSLFYKAFDKVLGFNLQESSSESLVNVEIDIDSFDIYEDEEKVIPINQKQKVQEPTQPVEEVQETTPTIQEVEAIQEVEETKLEREPNKDLRIDKDYCKYFKDNLPLENMKAWIGIKGCYKKDNKTYFLIEIKRNKKLIIERTNGTKTVECNIEEFEIYDNEIEELPKAC from the coding sequence ATGGAAAGCAATACAATTGCAACCACTTCTACTCATAATTCCATTGTAGAAGAAAAAAAAGACGCTTTTAAACACCTACCTTGGAAAAGAGCGAATAATGCAGAAGCGATCGCTAAAGGTTTGGATTTCATCCCGGATTCTTGGGTGATAACTCCGGTAATCAATAAAAAACCTTGTAGAAAAAACTGGAATGGTGAAAATCCAGTATCTAAAGATGTAATAAGAAATCACATTTTATATGGTGTTGAGACTGTTAGCGAAAAAGGTAGAAAATATACTCAGTACATTTCTGGATTTGGAATTCGTACTGGAGAGATTTCTGGTGGAATTATTGCAATAGATGAAGATGGTGAAATTCCAGGAGAAATTCTAGAAAAAATTGTAGAAAAATTAGGTGATGGTCAACTACCTAAAACTATTTCGCTAACCAGTGGAAAAAAAGGTAGAAAGCAAAGTTTGTATCAAATTCCCGATATCTATAGAGAAGCTTTCAAACCTATTACAAAAGTTGTTTTAGATTCTTTCGATGGAATATCTAGCAACGATGGAGGACTTGAGTTTAGATATGGACATATTAATCAATCAGTTCTGCCTCCATCTATTCATCCTAACACTGGTTGCTATAAATGGATAAATTCCCCTGAAGATACCGAAATTGGTATTTTACCCGCTTGGATGTGTGATTTTATTATCAATGAATGGAATAAAAAGATTGAAAATGTTAAAACAGAAATACCAAAAGTAGTAGAAAGAGGAGAATCTTCTCAATCTTCTCAATGTTTAAGTGATTTCGTTCATTATGTTGTAGTGCCTAAAATCCCATTTGATGAACTTTTTAATGTAATCGATCACAATTTCATTTATGATTGTGACACTTACAAAGGAATACCACCTTTTAGAGATAGTGAAGGTAATACAAGTTTTCACGTATGGCTCGATGAACATGGGAAATGGGGATGGCACGACAAAAAACTTGATATTGGTGGAGATATTATCAATTATATCTGGCAATACGAACACGTTAAATCTGGAACACCTACAGGGCATTGGTTTGTAAAAATTGTTCAGAACCTAGCTTTTAAAGCAGGAATCGATTTACCCGAATGGCAACCGAAAGAGAATAATAGTAATTCAGAAAATGAATCCCAGTCAAATTTTGAAAACTCAGTTTTCAAAAAATCCGACAATAAACATAATAAAAAATATTCAATCTCAAAAATCGAAGACTGTATTAGAGAAATTCTTTCTAAAGGTTTACTATCTTCACAGGAATCTAAAGAACTTTCTCATTTGCATTTTCGGTTGCAAAATGAATTCAAATTCCCAGCAAAGTTTTTCAACGAATTAATTAACTCAGTTCGCAAAGATTTAGGCGTAATAGATTCTTTAGAACAAAAGAGATTAAACAATCTCTTAGAAGCTGGAAAAGCTGAATTAAACCTTTTTGATATTTTTCCTAAAACTTTAGCTGAAGCCATAGAAAATGAAGCAAAAATTAAAAACATCGAACCTATCATTTTAATTCAGCTTTTATTTCCCGCTATATCATCTTTAGTAGGAAATAAAGTAAATCTGAGAATCAATTCTCATAAAGTTCCAGCAATTATTTGGAGTGCTATTGTAGGTGCTCCTAGTACTGGAAAATCTAGAGGAGCTGATTCAATAATTGAACCTATTTTTAAATTACAAGCCAAAAGTTTGGAAAAATTAGCAGAACAGAGACAAAAATATGAAGATGAGATGCTTGATTATGAAGAAAAATATAATTCGATAGTTAAAAGTGTAGGAAATTCTTCAAATAGAAAACCTGATATTTCTCCTGAATTTTTACAATTCATAGAAAATAAAAATTTAATAGTCGATGAATTAAACAAATCTGAAATATTAAATTTGGCAAGGGAAAGCGGTGAATTGATTAAACCTGAAGAACCTAAGCCTAGAACTTACCTCTTTGACGATTCTACTGTATCCGCAGTTCAAAACACACTGGTTTCTAATCCAACTCACTCTGGATTATGGTATACGGATGAAATTTCATCAATTTTCGATTCATTGGGACAATACAGTAAGACTTCCAAATCAAATGATAGACCTAGATTATTAAAACTCTGGGATGGTAAAGATATTTCTATCACCAGAGTAGCTAGCGAACCAAAAATCTCTAATGGATCGGCATTATCCTTAACTGGCGGCATTCAACCAGGGGTATTTAGGAAAGCTTTCAAAGATGTTGAGGATTCTGACGGATTACAAGCACGTTTTTTATTTGCTTCCACTAAAAGGCTTGATAGTCACGAATCTTTAGAAATTGCTGAACTATCTGGAAAACTAAATCATTTTTACCAATTTTTAGATTCGATTCCTAACTTAGAAATTAGATTTTCTAAGGAGGCTTATGAAATGTATTGGCAGATTAAAAAGAAGGAAGATGAATGGTATAAAAAATCTTCAAGCACTGCAATGCAAAACTGGATTGGTAAATTTAATTCTCACGTATCACGCTTAGCAATTTGTTTTCATCTTATCGAAACATATTATAAAGGGAATGTTATCAATCTAGATGAAAAAGATGGAACACAATATGGACTATCTTTAGAAATTTCCGCTTTAACTATGCAAAGAGCATTAACTCTAGGATTATTTTACAAACAATCTTTAGAGTATCTGCTTGGTACTGTAGCAGATTCAGATGATGAACATCTAATACTTTTACAAATTCAGGAATTATCTAAAACTTTTGATGAAGGCATAACTATTCGTGATATTTACCGTAAAGTAAAGGGAGTTGAACGATATGCAAAATTAGAGGATCAAAAACCAACAATGGTTGCTGAAAGCTTTATTAAAAAGTTAGAAAAATACGGATACGGTTCAATAAAGAAAAAAGGAAAATCTCTTTTTTATAAAGCTTTTGATAAAGTTTTGGGCTTTAATTTGCAAGAATCTTCTAGTGAGTCTTTAGTAAATGTTGAAATTGATATTGATTCTTTCGACATTTATGAAGATGAAGAAAAAGTAATACCAATCAATCAAAAGCAAAAAGTTCAAGAACCAACGCAACCAGTTGAAGAAGTCCAAGAAACAACTCCAACCATTCAAGAAGTTGAAGCCATTCAAGAAGTTGAAGAAACAAAACTTGAAAGAGAACCAAACAAAGATTTAAGAATTGACAAAGATTATTGTAAATATTTCAAAGATAATCTTCCTCTTGAAAACATGAAAGCTTGGATAGGAATTAAAGGATGTTACAAAAAGGATAACAAAACTTACTTTCTGATTGAAATTAAACGAAATAAAAAATTAATTATTGAAAGAACGAATGGAACTAAAACCGTTGAATGTAATATCGAAGAGTTTGAAATTTACGATAACGAGATTGAAGAATTGCCAAAAGCTTGCTAA
- a CDS encoding NUDIX domain-containing protein: MYLIQQFRYSLGKESIEVICGAVEEDEPLQEAAQREIEEEASIKASDFFDLGVIDLDTSIVRCQVQMFLAKPLTLTEAHQEGTETIKTLHIPLDTAVQMVIEGNLPIVKSSGFSFTLTGLPGRILTIAKLFNQTQYQPYR, from the coding sequence GTGTATCTGATTCAGCAATTTCGCTATAGTCTTGGGAAAGAAAGCATCGAAGTTATATGCGGTGCAGTTGAAGAAGATGAACCTTTGCAAGAAGCAGCACAACGTGAAATAGAAGAAGAAGCTAGCATCAAAGCATCAGACTTCTTTGATTTAGGTGTCATTGATTTAGATACATCGATTGTTCGTTGTCAGGTGCAGATGTTTTTGGCAAAGCCGTTAACTTTAACAGAAGCACACCAAGAAGGGACAGAGACGATAAAAACACTTCATATCCCCTTAGATACAGCCGTGCAAATGGTAATAGAAGGTAATTTGCCTATTGTTAAGTCTTCAGGTTTCAGTTTCACGCTAACAGGGTTGCCAGGGAGAATTTTGACGATCGCAAAACTTTTCAACCAGACACAATATCAGCCTTACCGATGA
- a CDS encoding element excision factor XisI family protein, translating to MENSNPDVECQLVFDTEHDHYQLLDVGWEGLKRVYNCFIHVDIKDSKIWIQRNTTELDIAQALVEMGVSKEDIVLGLHLPYKRPYTGYGVA from the coding sequence ATGGAAAATAGCAACCCAGATGTTGAGTGTCAGTTGGTGTTTGATACAGAACATGACCATTATCAATTACTAGATGTTGGTTGGGAAGGACTCAAGCGAGTGTATAACTGTTTTATCCACGTGGATATTAAAGATAGCAAGATTTGGATTCAGCGCAATACGACTGAGCTAGATATTGCCCAAGCATTAGTAGAGATGGGAGTATCAAAGGAAGATATTGTTTTGGGATTGCATCTGCCCTACAAACGTCCGTATACAGGGTATGGTGTGGCGTAA
- a CDS encoding DUF2887 domain-containing protein, protein MAKQFIKRVELEETGTLAKNEIIEIITIITVYKFSSLTREEVEAMLGLSIEETRIYKDLERQTMLKAAKRFLDMGYSISEVAKAVDLSVEEVTKIASKASEEG, encoded by the coding sequence TTGGCGAAGCAATTCATTAAGCGAGTAGAATTAGAAGAAACAGGTACACTGGCAAAAAACGAAATTATAGAAATCATCACGATCATTACCGTTTATAAATTTTCGTCGTTGACTAGAGAGGAAGTTGAAGCTATGTTAGGACTAAGCATTGAAGAAACACGAATTTACAAAGATTTGGAACGTCAAACCATGTTAAAAGCAGCTAAACGCTTTTTAGATATGGGCTACAGCATTTCCGAAGTGGCGAAGGCGGTCGATTTGTCCGTGGAGGAAGTCACAAAAATAGCTTCAAAAGCATCTGAAGAAGGTTAG